A single window of Caldimicrobium thiodismutans DNA harbors:
- the acpS gene encoding holo-ACP synthase, with protein MNPLGIGIDLVYVPRIKKLIETYGERFLRKVFTPEEIHYAQNKKNSYQALASAFAVKEAFYKAIGGYPGFRFRDISLLREELQGRPFLKLSGRAEKIFQKRGGQKIDLSLSHDFDYTIAIVQIWGWP; from the coding sequence ATGAATCCTCTTGGGATTGGTATAGATCTTGTCTATGTTCCCCGTATAAAAAAGTTAATAGAGACCTATGGAGAAAGATTCCTAAGAAAGGTTTTTACTCCAGAAGAAATTCACTACGCTCAAAATAAGAAAAATTCATATCAAGCTCTGGCCTCGGCCTTTGCGGTAAAAGAAGCCTTTTATAAAGCCATAGGGGGATATCCAGGTTTTCGTTTTAGAGATATTTCCCTCCTGCGAGAAGAATTACAGGGAAGACCATTTTTAAAACTTTCAGGCCGAGCTGAAAAGATTTTCCAAAAAAGAGGGGGGCAAAAAATTGATCTTTCCCTTTCCCATGATTTTGACTATACTATTGCTATAGTTCAGATCTGGGGATGGCCATGA
- a CDS encoding bifunctional ADP-dependent NAD(P)H-hydrate dehydratase/NAD(P)H-hydrate epimerase, whose amino-acid sequence MKLFVATAEEMQRLDRYVMQDLGILPEILMERAGGSVAKAILERFPLPGYFKVLLLCGPGNNGGDGFVCARYLWNSGYQVEVLLFNEEDKYTGEAKRNLEILKTLKIPITRIHSLEEFISFVHHFKPEILVDALFGTGLKRPLSGLYEEVILFLREEKRKESFKIVSVDIPSGVSSDTGQILGSAPCADLTVTFECLKPGHLFYPGKEYSGEVEVAEIGYPWRFLLEFTKDIVPRKKYLSEDQARELFRPRRGFYHKGKAGYVFILAGSVGKSGAGYLTALGALRAGAGLVTLAGPKSLQSVYSGLLPEILTLGLPEREGEITENSSNLVIEALKGKRCLVIGPGFGLGSGPERVLLDLLQNVSLPVILDADALTILSDFPEKLKDFSYPKVITPHPGEAARLLKKETREILQDPLDSLSQLINLTGAIVVLKGPHTLIGGPDGEVFISSIDEPGMAQGGMGDVLTGIIGAFIAQGYSPFEASALAVYVHGASGSFLRKTSGPYGFTASEVANYIPQILKKLETRNA is encoded by the coding sequence ATGAAACTTTTTGTGGCTACAGCCGAAGAGATGCAAAGGCTTGATAGATATGTAATGCAAGATCTCGGGATTTTACCTGAAATTCTTATGGAAAGGGCTGGAGGATCTGTGGCTAAGGCTATCCTTGAGAGATTTCCTTTACCTGGATACTTTAAAGTCCTTCTTCTTTGTGGCCCTGGTAATAATGGAGGAGATGGCTTTGTCTGTGCAAGATATCTCTGGAATTCTGGTTATCAAGTGGAGGTGCTTCTTTTTAATGAGGAAGATAAATATACAGGGGAGGCTAAAAGAAATCTTGAAATCCTGAAAACTTTGAAAATACCTATAACCAGAATTCATAGTCTTGAGGAATTTATTAGCTTTGTTCACCACTTTAAACCTGAAATTCTGGTTGATGCCCTTTTTGGAACAGGGCTTAAGAGGCCTCTAAGTGGCTTATATGAGGAAGTAATCCTTTTTTTAAGGGAAGAAAAAAGAAAGGAATCCTTTAAAATTGTCTCTGTGGATATCCCTTCAGGTGTTTCCTCAGATACCGGGCAGATCCTTGGCTCAGCTCCTTGTGCAGATCTTACTGTTACCTTTGAGTGTCTAAAACCAGGGCATCTTTTTTATCCTGGCAAGGAATATTCAGGAGAGGTAGAGGTTGCAGAAATTGGTTATCCCTGGAGATTTCTACTTGAATTTACAAAGGATATAGTTCCCAGGAAAAAATATTTAAGTGAGGATCAAGCCAGAGAACTATTCAGGCCCCGAAGGGGATTTTATCATAAAGGAAAGGCTGGTTATGTATTTATCCTTGCTGGAAGTGTTGGGAAAAGTGGGGCTGGTTATTTAACTGCCCTTGGGGCTCTAAGAGCTGGAGCAGGCCTTGTTACCCTTGCTGGCCCTAAGAGCCTTCAATCCGTTTATTCAGGATTACTTCCTGAAATACTCACCCTCGGGCTTCCTGAAAGGGAAGGCGAAATTACAGAAAATAGTTCAAATCTTGTTATAGAAGCCTTAAAAGGTAAAAGATGTCTTGTAATTGGCCCTGGGTTTGGGCTCGGATCTGGACCCGAGAGGGTTCTTTTGGATTTACTTCAAAATGTTAGTTTGCCTGTGATACTTGATGCGGATGCCCTAACTATCTTGAGTGATTTTCCTGAAAAACTTAAAGATTTTTCTTATCCCAAGGTAATAACTCCTCACCCTGGTGAAGCGGCAAGGCTTCTCAAAAAAGAAACTCGGGAGATTTTACAGGACCCCTTGGATAGCCTCTCTCAGTTAATTAACCTTACTGGAGCAATAGTAGTTCTCAAAGGGCCACATACTCTTATTGGGGGCCCTGATGGAGAGGTCTTTATTTCATCTATTGATGAGCCCGGCATGGCACAGGGAGGAATGGGAGATGTGCTTACTGGCATAATTGGGGCCTTCATTGCTCAAGGGTATTCGCCTTTTGAGGCTTCGGCCCTTGCAGTTTATGTGCATGGAGCATCAGGTAGTTTCCTGAGAAAAACCTCTGGCCCCTATGGTTTCACCGCAAGCGAAGTTGCCAATTATATCCCCCAAATATTAAAAAAATTGGAGACCAGAAATGCTTGA
- a CDS encoding PilZ domain-containing protein: MLERRKFHRYPTNLKAYFPNQEEGFPVKNVSWKGVFIITPDNFRFEKRLIYFEIEIPEIGRIPIYGYIAHYGTPSEPGLGVEIIEIANNLAPVWGLYIKAMNFLNEAKEEYEKIINRFSQSQE; encoded by the coding sequence ATGCTTGAAAGAAGAAAATTTCACAGGTATCCCACCAATTTAAAGGCCTATTTTCCTAATCAAGAAGAGGGTTTTCCTGTCAAAAATGTCTCCTGGAAGGGTGTATTTATAATCACTCCAGATAATTTTAGGTTTGAAAAGCGCTTAATTTATTTTGAAATAGAAATCCCTGAAATTGGAAGAATACCTATCTATGGCTACATCGCCCATTATGGGACTCCATCTGAACCAGGTTTAGGTGTTGAAATTATAGAAATAGCCAATAATCTTGCCCCGGTTTGGGGGTTATATATCAAGGCTATGAATTTTTTAAATGAAGCTAAGGAAGAATATGAAAAAATTATAAATAGATTCTCCCAATCACAGGAATGA
- a CDS encoding prepilin peptidase, translating to MIFWESFFIFLIGLILGSFLNVVIYRLPQGKSLIFPASHCPKCETPLRWYHNIPLLSFLFLKGRCAYCKASISWQYPLVEFLSGLLLVLLYLKFKPHYGVIVFSFFAFFGLNLLCLSFIDLFHKEIPDSLSFSLIFSGWILALLSKNPLSLSFLESLLSSFAGIGLLFFINELYYLLAKRDGLGMGDFKLMGGLGAYLGYKSFFNVLFFASLIGVVCFILMRIYQKLSREDLETSEDLLKKEIPFGPFLSIAGLIYLFYPQSLL from the coding sequence ATGATTTTCTGGGAGAGCTTCTTTATCTTCCTAATAGGTCTCATTCTTGGAAGTTTTTTAAATGTAGTCATTTATAGACTTCCACAGGGTAAATCTTTAATTTTTCCAGCCTCCCACTGTCCGAAATGCGAGACACCCCTAAGGTGGTATCATAATATACCTCTCCTGAGTTTTCTTTTTCTTAAAGGTAGATGTGCCTATTGTAAGGCCAGTATCTCTTGGCAGTATCCTTTAGTTGAGTTTTTGAGTGGTCTTTTATTAGTTTTACTTTATTTAAAGTTTAAACCCCATTACGGAGTAATTGTTTTTTCTTTTTTTGCCTTTTTTGGATTAAATCTTTTATGTCTTTCTTTTATTGATCTTTTTCATAAGGAGATTCCTGATAGCTTAAGTTTTTCTCTAATTTTTTCAGGTTGGATCCTTGCCCTTTTAAGCAAAAATCCCCTCAGTTTAAGTTTTTTAGAAAGCCTTCTTTCGTCCTTTGCCGGAATAGGGCTTCTTTTTTTTATTAATGAGCTTTATTATCTCTTAGCTAAAAGAGATGGTCTTGGAATGGGAGATTTTAAGTTAATGGGTGGATTGGGCGCCTATCTTGGATATAAGAGTTTTTTTAATGTTCTTTTTTTTGCCTCCTTAATAGGGGTAGTATGTTTTATCTTAATGAGAATTTATCAAAAACTGAGCAGAGAGGATCTTGAAACCAGCGAAGACCTTTTAAAAAAGGAAATTCCCTTTGGACCTTTCTTAAGTATAGCTGGGCTCATATATCTATTTTATCCTCAAAGTCTGCTATAA
- the xth gene encoding exodeoxyribonuclease III, whose protein sequence is MRLVTWNVNSFNVRRAQVEAFLREKSPDFLLLQETKTEKIPEDIFSREGYIFYHAGGKGRNGVGILSKRKASRFWRGFEALADDDPQARERLLGGQFGELFIFTIYVPNGSPVDSDYFYYKIQFLYRLREFLEKHFTPLDKIILAGDFNVSPEPEDVYDPQLLDGQICFHPRERKAFKYLLEWGLWDSLRLKYPDKGGIFTWWDYQFSAFKKNLGMRLDHILITTPLKDYLKDVWVDFKTRGLPKPSDHAPLIADFEDKIDI, encoded by the coding sequence ATGCGTCTTGTTACCTGGAATGTAAATTCTTTTAATGTTAGAAGGGCTCAGGTTGAAGCCTTTTTAAGGGAAAAGAGCCCAGATTTTCTTCTCTTGCAGGAGACAAAGACGGAGAAAATCCCTGAAGATATCTTTTCAAGGGAAGGTTATATATTTTATCATGCAGGGGGGAAAGGAAGAAACGGGGTAGGAATCTTAAGTAAGAGAAAGGCAAGTAGGTTCTGGAGAGGTTTTGAAGCTCTGGCTGATGATGACCCTCAAGCCAGGGAAAGATTACTGGGAGGCCAGTTCGGGGAACTCTTTATCTTTACTATTTATGTTCCCAATGGAAGCCCCGTTGATTCAGATTACTTCTATTACAAGATCCAATTTCTATATCGTCTGAGAGAGTTTTTGGAAAAACATTTTACCCCTTTAGATAAGATAATTTTGGCTGGAGACTTTAATGTCTCCCCCGAGCCCGAAGATGTTTATGATCCTCAGCTTCTGGATGGACAAATCTGCTTTCATCCCAGAGAAAGGAAGGCCTTTAAGTATCTCCTTGAATGGGGCCTATGGGATAGCTTAAGGCTAAAATACCCTGATAAAGGAGGCATCTTTACTTGGTGGGATTACCAATTTTCAGCTTTTAAAAAAAATTTAGGGATGCGCCTTGATCATATCTTAATTACCACTCCTCTTAAGGATTATTTGAAGGATGTCTGGGTTGATTTTAAGACAAGAGGCCTTCCCAAACCTTCAGATCACGCCCCACTTATAGCAGACTTTGAGGATAAAATAGATATATGA
- a CDS encoding mechanosensitive ion channel family protein, which yields MAWKELIYPVLIFFLVILGFYIIRIFVFKYLLRIAKKTRWPWDEIVLKTLKGYFPFWGLLLGIHLALGLTHIPPHIFSVVNKILLILFILSSSLCGSKLLINIFDHYITQKAETLAKVTLFEIFIKVLVFSIAFILILNVLNINIAPFITTLGVAGLAVGLALKDTLENFFAGLYILMAKQIKPGDFIRLENGDEGFVEDITWRTTTIRMLSNNMIIIPNSKLAGSQIINYQLPSEELVVLVQVGVSYASDLEKVERVTLEVAKEVMQGHPEGVEEFEPLLRFHTFGDFSINFNVILRAKEPSSRFVIAHEFIKKLHKRYKEEKIEIPFPIRTVYLYPQRPLS from the coding sequence ATGGCCTGGAAAGAATTAATCTATCCAGTTCTTATTTTTTTTCTTGTAATTTTAGGTTTTTATATAATAAGAATATTTGTTTTCAAATATTTATTAAGAATTGCCAAAAAAACTCGCTGGCCCTGGGACGAAATAGTTTTAAAAACCCTTAAGGGATATTTTCCCTTTTGGGGCCTTCTTTTGGGTATTCACTTAGCCTTAGGTCTTACCCACATTCCCCCACACATCTTTAGTGTGGTCAATAAAATTCTTCTCATTTTATTCATCCTCTCCTCAAGTCTTTGTGGCTCAAAGCTGCTTATTAATATCTTTGATCATTATATTACTCAAAAGGCAGAAACCCTTGCTAAGGTAACTCTCTTTGAGATTTTCATCAAAGTTCTTGTCTTTTCCATAGCTTTTATCTTGATTCTCAATGTCTTAAATATTAATATTGCCCCTTTTATTACCACCCTTGGAGTGGCAGGTCTTGCCGTTGGTCTTGCCCTGAAGGATACTTTGGAAAACTTTTTTGCTGGGCTTTATATTCTTATGGCCAAGCAGATTAAACCCGGGGATTTTATTCGTCTTGAAAATGGAGATGAAGGCTTTGTTGAAGATATCACCTGGAGGACAACTACCATTCGTATGCTTTCCAATAATATGATAATTATCCCTAATTCCAAGCTTGCAGGAAGCCAGATTATAAATTATCAACTTCCATCCGAGGAACTGGTAGTTCTGGTTCAAGTTGGAGTTAGTTATGCCAGTGACCTTGAAAAGGTGGAAAGGGTTACTCTTGAGGTGGCTAAGGAGGTTATGCAAGGGCATCCCGAAGGAGTTGAAGAGTTTGAACCCCTGTTAAGATTCCATACCTTTGGGGATTTCAGTATAAATTTCAATGTGATCTTAAGAGCTAAGGAGCCTTCTTCCCGTTTTGTTATAGCCCATGAATTCATCAAGAAACTTCATAAGCGCTATAAAGAGGAAAAAATTGAAATCCCCTTCCCCATCCGCACTGTTTACCTTTATCCACAGAGGCCTCTAAGTTAA
- a CDS encoding M24 family metallopeptidase produces MFKNQNSQRLEKVRKLLWEKELDGFLFSSTPNVFYLTGLKASQAYVVITEKEALLVTDARYYERAKEIASPSFKTKLILGDPTKFLKDLLKSLKISRVGFEKDRVTCELRERLRSRSYQLIGLSQPLRSLRMKKEVIEIEKIKRAVGITDEIFQKLLHILKPGLFELEVRGKIVELAFKREAEGEAFPSIVASGEHSAIPHWESSKKTISKGPLLIDMGVLYEGYCSDFTRTLYLGKADQEFKKYYEIVKTAWFKAFERVKTGVPVYEIDKRIREYFQKKGVLSYFTHSTGHGLGIEIHEFPRIYYHKSKKYLKNQPYLEEGMVFTIEPGLYFPGRFGIRLENVVFVEEGRGKIYSENSLELLEL; encoded by the coding sequence ATGTTTAAGAATCAGAATTCACAAAGATTAGAGAAGGTAAGAAAACTTCTTTGGGAAAAAGAGCTTGATGGTTTCTTATTTTCTTCAACACCTAATGTCTTTTATCTCACTGGCCTTAAGGCAAGTCAGGCTTATGTAGTAATTACAGAAAAAGAGGCCCTTTTAGTAACGGATGCCAGGTATTATGAAAGAGCCAAAGAAATTGCTTCTCCTTCCTTTAAGACAAAGCTTATTCTCGGAGATCCTACAAAGTTTTTAAAAGATCTTTTAAAATCCTTAAAGATAAGCCGAGTTGGTTTTGAAAAGGATAGGGTAACTTGTGAGTTAAGAGAAAGGCTTAGAAGTAGGAGCTATCAACTAATTGGCCTTTCTCAGCCTTTAAGATCTTTGAGGATGAAAAAAGAGGTAATTGAGATAGAGAAGATTAAGAGAGCTGTTGGAATTACTGATGAGATCTTTCAAAAACTTTTGCATATTTTAAAGCCAGGACTTTTTGAACTGGAGGTTAGGGGGAAAATCGTTGAGCTTGCCTTTAAAAGGGAAGCCGAGGGCGAGGCTTTCCCATCAATTGTAGCGTCAGGTGAACATTCGGCTATACCTCACTGGGAATCCTCAAAGAAAACTATTTCAAAGGGCCCCCTTCTTATAGATATGGGAGTTTTGTATGAGGGGTATTGCAGTGATTTTACAAGGACCCTTTATCTGGGAAAGGCAGATCAAGAGTTTAAAAAATATTATGAGATTGTAAAAACAGCCTGGTTTAAGGCCTTTGAAAGGGTAAAAACAGGTGTTCCTGTTTATGAGATAGATAAAAGAATAAGAGAATATTTTCAAAAAAAAGGAGTTCTTTCCTATTTTACTCATTCTACTGGACATGGTCTTGGAATTGAAATCCATGAATTTCCACGCATCTATTATCACAAAAGCAAAAAATACCTTAAAAATCAGCCTTATCTTGAGGAGGGGATGGTTTTTACTATTGAACCAGGTCTCTATTTTCCTGGAAGATTTGGAATAAGGCTTGAAAATGTTGTTTTTGTAGAAGAGGGAAGAGGTAAAATTTATTCAGAAAACTCTCTGGAATTGTTAGAGCTTTGA
- the rmuC gene encoding DNA recombination protein RmuC: protein MSDFLFPGLLFFLIFIALIFIYFRLKDHLEKRLSDPLFTLKERLQDLTEIKRDLQRLYLAEDLLKTLRDEIFRLSNIFTSRKSGKSAERALEEILSQVPPHFLKREVKIGGGEVEFALILSDGRLLPVDSKFIAPEFLSQEFLNSYEEKELIKRIKARAKEILPYLRDDKTAGLAVMTCPDGLFPHLQKRVFEELEKDKILLVPYSLLLPVLFFIHFFWDRFGKTYDESLLTEGLSGIEKFTFELERDLEKLSRELKSAENLLQRLKDTQRLLKRELQKIQKASQSSNNSREFSE, encoded by the coding sequence ATGTCTGATTTCCTTTTTCCTGGATTACTTTTCTTTCTTATTTTTATAGCCCTGATCTTTATTTATTTCAGATTAAAGGATCATTTAGAGAAAAGACTATCAGACCCCCTGTTCACCCTTAAAGAACGCCTTCAGGATCTTACAGAAATAAAAAGGGACTTGCAAAGATTATATCTTGCAGAAGACCTTTTAAAGACCCTGCGTGATGAAATCTTCCGTTTAAGCAACATCTTTACAAGCCGAAAATCAGGAAAATCCGCGGAAAGGGCCCTTGAAGAAATCCTATCCCAGGTCCCTCCACATTTTCTGAAAAGAGAGGTTAAAATTGGAGGCGGAGAGGTGGAATTTGCTCTTATACTCTCAGATGGAAGATTGTTACCTGTAGATTCAAAATTTATAGCCCCTGAATTTTTAAGTCAAGAATTCTTGAATTCCTATGAAGAAAAGGAGCTTATAAAGAGAATCAAAGCCCGCGCAAAGGAGATTTTACCTTATCTTAGAGATGATAAAACAGCTGGTCTTGCAGTAATGACTTGCCCAGATGGCCTTTTCCCTCATCTTCAAAAAAGGGTCTTTGAAGAACTGGAAAAGGATAAAATTCTTTTAGTGCCCTATTCTTTACTACTTCCCGTTCTCTTTTTTATACACTTTTTCTGGGACCGCTTTGGTAAAACCTATGATGAAAGTCTTCTTACAGAGGGGCTTTCTGGTATTGAAAAATTTACCTTTGAACTTGAAAGGGATTTGGAAAAACTCTCCCGAGAATTAAAAAGTGCTGAAAACCTCCTGCAAAGACTTAAAGATACCCAGAGGCTCTTAAAAAGGGAGCTCCAAAAAATTCAAAAAGCCTCTCAAAGCTCTAACAATTCCAGAGAGTTTTCTGAATAA
- a CDS encoding biotin--[acetyl-CoA-carboxylase] ligase, with protein MHLENKILKILKEADQPISGEKLAKIINVSRVAIWKCMQKLKSRGYTIETSKKGYFLEDKDFFLEDELNQILSSLILFDEIHYLPETGSTMDLAKELAEKKKRALVIAERQLSGRGRLSRTWESEKGGLWLTLVLQEPLPLKEAYLLTYLSSVSVAKAIQETYGLQAKVKWPNDVLIQGRKVAGILLEIKAEIDALSYALIGIGINVNNSVKEKSFLIPGISISEALGKKVKRLPLLKDLLHHFEKLFSKKNEILTEWKALSETLKSHVKVKTPEGTFIGIALDIDAEGALLLELEDHSLKRIFSGDCIHLRNN; from the coding sequence ATGCATCTTGAAAATAAGATTCTCAAAATCTTAAAAGAAGCTGATCAACCTATCTCAGGAGAAAAACTGGCTAAAATCATTAATGTGAGTAGAGTTGCTATCTGGAAATGTATGCAAAAACTTAAATCCAGAGGTTATACTATAGAAACCTCTAAAAAAGGATATTTTTTAGAGGACAAAGATTTTTTTCTTGAAGACGAGCTAAATCAAATCCTTTCCTCTCTTATTCTTTTTGATGAAATTCATTATCTTCCAGAAACAGGCTCAACCATGGATCTTGCTAAAGAGCTTGCAGAAAAGAAAAAAAGGGCTTTGGTAATTGCTGAAAGACAACTCTCTGGAAGGGGAAGACTCAGTAGAACCTGGGAATCCGAAAAAGGAGGGCTCTGGTTAACTTTGGTGTTGCAGGAGCCTCTTCCCCTTAAAGAGGCTTATCTCCTTACTTATTTATCATCAGTATCAGTAGCTAAAGCTATCCAAGAAACTTATGGCCTTCAAGCCAAGGTCAAATGGCCAAATGATGTCCTCATCCAGGGAAGAAAGGTTGCTGGTATCCTTCTAGAAATTAAGGCTGAAATTGATGCCCTATCTTATGCTCTTATAGGTATTGGAATAAATGTTAATAACTCCGTTAAAGAGAAGTCTTTTCTAATTCCAGGAATCTCAATCTCTGAGGCCCTTGGTAAAAAGGTTAAAAGGCTTCCTCTCCTCAAAGATCTTCTTCATCACTTTGAAAAACTATTCTCCAAAAAAAATGAGATTCTTACAGAATGGAAGGCCCTTAGCGAGACCTTAAAGTCTCATGTAAAAGTTAAGACCCCTGAAGGCACTTTTATAGGGATTGCCCTTGACATAGATGCTGAAGGAGCTCTTCTCCTTGAGCTTGAAGACCACAGTCTTAAAAGAATTTTTTCCGGAGACTGTATTCATTTAAGAAATAATTAA
- a CDS encoding ATP-binding protein, translated as MEKKLPIGISSFEKIRSEPYYYVDKTPFVAKLVEEGTYYFLSRPRRFGKSLFVDTLKQAFLGRKELFQGLYLEKNWDWSVKYPVIHIDFGGRTFKGEEHLITYILEQLEKNQETLGVPCSEKTLYDICFKELILKSYEKYKQKVVVLIDEYDKPILDCIEDRETAKRIRDILVKFYIILKPLDRYLKFVLLTGVLKFYMSSIFSGLNFLNDITLSRKYSTICGFAQEELEEVFREELQDKDLELIRCWYNGYSWLGEPVYNPFDILLYLEEKKFHPYWFETGTPSFLVKLLLEKRFYLPELENLVATDTLIGSFDVDRVRPENLLFQAGYLTIKRIFSLADKILYELSYPNKEVKVALNEVLAEYFTGDTGEVPLKTRDFLLALEGNQFEKMKKVLEGLYAGIPHDWFRKNELSRYEGYYASCFYAFLCGSGLEVIPEDITNKGQIDLTVLYRERAYLFEFKVVEGEGVEGKALAQLKEKGYHKKYEGKSKEIYLIGIEFSSGERNIKGFFWERL; from the coding sequence ATGGAGAAAAAACTTCCCATCGGGATTTCAAGTTTTGAAAAAATTAGAAGTGAGCCCTATTATTATGTGGATAAAACTCCATTTGTTGCAAAGCTTGTTGAAGAAGGAACTTATTATTTTCTCTCTCGCCCAAGGAGATTTGGAAAATCCCTTTTTGTGGACACCCTGAAGCAGGCCTTCCTTGGAAGAAAGGAGCTTTTCCAGGGGCTCTATCTTGAGAAAAACTGGGACTGGAGTGTTAAGTATCCTGTTATACATATTGATTTTGGGGGAAGAACCTTCAAAGGAGAGGAACATTTAATAACTTATATTCTTGAACAACTTGAGAAAAATCAAGAAACTCTTGGAGTCCCCTGTTCAGAAAAAACCCTTTATGATATCTGTTTTAAAGAATTGATTCTTAAAAGTTATGAAAAATATAAACAAAAGGTAGTTGTTCTTATTGATGAGTATGACAAACCTATTCTTGATTGCATTGAGGATAGAGAAACTGCAAAAAGAATAAGAGATATTCTTGTAAAATTTTACATTATTCTAAAGCCCCTTGATAGATATCTCAAATTTGTTCTTTTAACAGGGGTTTTAAAATTTTATATGTCTTCAATTTTCTCAGGTTTAAATTTCTTAAATGATATTACTTTAAGCAGAAAGTATTCAACTATTTGCGGATTTGCTCAAGAGGAGCTTGAAGAAGTTTTCAGAGAAGAATTGCAAGATAAAGATTTAGAGCTTATAAGATGCTGGTATAATGGTTATTCCTGGCTTGGGGAGCCTGTTTATAATCCATTTGATATCCTTCTCTATTTAGAGGAAAAAAAATTCCACCCTTACTGGTTTGAGACAGGAACTCCAAGTTTTCTTGTAAAGCTTCTTCTTGAGAAACGTTTTTATCTTCCTGAGCTTGAAAATCTTGTAGCAACAGACACACTTATTGGATCCTTTGATGTAGATAGGGTTAGGCCTGAGAATCTCCTTTTTCAAGCAGGCTATCTTACCATAAAAAGAATATTTAGCCTTGCAGATAAGATTCTTTATGAGCTTTCCTATCCCAATAAGGAGGTAAAGGTAGCTTTAAATGAGGTGCTTGCTGAGTATTTTACAGGGGATACAGGGGAAGTTCCTTTAAAGACAAGGGATTTTCTTTTGGCTCTTGAGGGAAATCAGTTTGAGAAGATGAAGAAGGTTCTTGAGGGGCTTTATGCAGGGATACCCCATGATTGGTTCAGGAAGAATGAGCTTTCCCGTTATGAGGGGTATTATGCAAGTTGCTTTTATGCCTTTTTATGTGGGTCAGGGCTTGAGGTAATCCCTGAGGATATAACAAATAAGGGGCAAATAGATTTGACGGTGCTATACAGAGAAAGAGCTTATCTTTTTGAGTTCAAGGTGGTTGAGGGAGAGGGGGTAGAAGGTAAAGCCTTAGCTCAACTTAAGGAGAAGGGGTATCATAAGAAGTATGAGGGGAAGTCTAAGGAGATTTATCTTATTGGGATTGAGTTTTCTTCAGGGGAGAGGAATATCAAAGGCTTTTTCTGGGAGAGGTTATAG
- a CDS encoding FAD-dependent thymidylate synthase, protein MNLEKLRKKQRILINKVYENLDRSTLQVFIFFSYLGARICYAESHPLSLFEEEKFRDFERFKSFLLHLKKAGHFSVFAHTPIFINTSGFSLEDKFDLASTFFKVFWDEEKGLALFNLRHLAENLDDQTFLYLINTEPALEEIEVSLARNSRILYQGLLSELKNELLYEEKSLFAEPEIIILKSRKGDPFNWIGVITHNFSRIFSHQFVRHTWLNFNQRSHRYTKVDKFVIPKAFTESQVKLYEETIKNGMAIYEELCKNMKRESARFIVPQGVATTVLATGPELVWRDFISKRAIPQAQEEIRDLAIFLKESLGF, encoded by the coding sequence ATGAATCTTGAAAAATTAAGAAAAAAGCAAAGGATCCTGATTAATAAGGTTTACGAAAATCTGGATAGATCGACACTACAAGTTTTTATCTTTTTCAGCTACCTTGGAGCTCGTATTTGCTATGCGGAGTCTCATCCTCTTTCGCTTTTTGAAGAGGAAAAATTTAGAGACTTTGAGAGGTTTAAAAGCTTTCTCCTTCATCTTAAAAAGGCTGGGCACTTCAGTGTCTTTGCGCATACCCCTATCTTTATAAATACTTCTGGGTTTTCATTGGAAGACAAATTTGACCTTGCAAGCACCTTTTTTAAGGTTTTCTGGGATGAAGAAAAGGGGTTAGCCCTCTTTAATTTGCGACATCTTGCAGAAAATCTCGATGATCAAACCTTTCTTTATTTGATAAATACTGAACCAGCCCTTGAAGAGATTGAGGTTAGCTTAGCAAGAAATTCCAGAATTCTTTACCAGGGTCTTCTTTCTGAGCTAAAAAACGAGCTTCTCTATGAAGAAAAATCTCTTTTTGCAGAGCCTGAGATTATAATTCTTAAAAGCAGAAAAGGCGATCCCTTTAACTGGATCGGAGTCATTACTCATAACTTTTCAAGGATTTTTAGTCATCAATTTGTAAGACATACCTGGCTGAATTTTAATCAAAGATCCCATCGCTATACTAAGGTGGATAAGTTTGTTATTCCAAAAGCCTTTACAGAGTCTCAGGTGAAACTTTATGAGGAAACTATAAAAAATGGGATGGCTATTTATGAAGAGCTCTGCAAAAATATGAAGCGGGAAAGTGCAAGATTTATAGTTCCTCAGGGAGTTGCAACTACTGTTCTTGCTACTGGTCCTGAATTAGTCTGGAGAGATTTTATAAGTAAAAGGGCTATCCCTCAAGCCCAAGAAGAAATTAGAGACCTTGCCATCTTTCTAAAAGAGTCCTTAGGTTTTTGA